The sequence below is a genomic window from Marmota flaviventris isolate mMarFla1 chromosome 9, mMarFla1.hap1, whole genome shotgun sequence.
CATCTTATAGCCTGGAGCGTAAGTGTTTAGGCCAGTGGAGATCCCACAGGAAACCAACACAATCTCTTCTGTCCTCAGAAGTCTTGAGACTTAATGTAAAACAGGCTTAAGAGCCCCCACAGAGCACAGAGTCCCTAAGGGAAAGCATGATACAAAGCTTCACATGTTCCTGGGGAACTAGTTCCTTAGCCATAGGTGGATCccagaggaaagcagcccagaagGTCACTCCCTGACACAGATGTCCCACAATGAGGACTACAAGTTGAAAATTCTTGTctaacacaattaaaaataaattaaaagattgaTATTTATGTAAGatttcatgaatttttatttactattgaAAATTCCAAAATAGTAAATGCTTattaattaacaaaaaagaaaatagtaacaatgaagacattttaaagtaACATATTTCTCTCAGAAATACCTACTCATAGATTTTTGGGTATTTGTATCCACAAATgcactatttttttctgaaaatcatGATCATAATTCACAGGTTATTTACCACTCTTagcttctcatttaaaaatatatcataaacgTTCATCAATAACTTTACAATGTGTCTCAAAGTTAACACAGTAGTGTATTTTATGGCTATCCACCTGCCTTAAATATTTCTCTAATTAAAAACATTGAATTCATTTTCAATATGTTACATTGTAGCTTTATGATGATCATCCACATATCATGGTTGATGCTATTAAGAAATTTGTGGAAATGAATAGGTATTAATTCAAATATATACTACTTTTAAATCACTTATATATCAAATTTCCTCTAGAAAATTTGCACTCAAACTCTGTACCCTTTGAAGCAATGTCAAGTTGTTCTGTCACTTCCTTTTGTGAGGTTCTACACTAGTAGCTGGTTTTCTCTAAGCATAAATATTAGGAAATGGGAAGTCTGGTGAGCAGGCGATCCACTGATGTAGGTGGGAACCTCGTGTCCACAGTTGGAATTGAGAGTTCAttggatctttaaaaaaaactaaacagaacaaAACTTACAAAAGAGAGGTAGGTGCTAAGCTAGAGATATCATTAGTAGAGTAAGTTCTGGTATTCAAATGCACAATAGGATGGCTATAGATAATCAGGGTCTGTACTTctttaaaaactagaagaaagacttttgaatgttttcaccagaAAGAAATGATGTTTGTGGAGATGGGTTCACCATGCTTCCAACATTATATGATGTGTATATTGAAACATTATCTATAAACCTGTaactgtataatttttatgtgccaacttttaaaaagttaaaaataaggaaacCTTACATTTATGTCTACATGGAGTGACCTTGAAGAAATTGTGCTATATGAAATAAACTTAacttatagtaacagaaaatagaaGAGTCAGGTGTACAAGAGAAATATAGGGAGATGTTGGTCCACAAATGCAAGTGTGCAGATATCGGACAAGCTGAGGAAGACTAATATATAGCACGATGACTGTGTTTAGcaataatacattttatgttgAAATTTGCTGAGAGTACATCATATATTCTCACAAAGATGTGTCCAAGTTTATCTTATATAAACACttttttaggtattttgtcatTTATTGGCATTTCTTAAACCACCAATTCTGAATTCAGTTATAGAAAATACTTTATGGTGTGTTATGGTCATTATGAGAAACAGTGCAttagttcctcaaaaaaataaaaacagatttgtcATATGATTGAGCAATCCCATTACCATGTATATATTCAAATTAAATGAGATTTGTCTGTTGAAGAAGCATCTGCACACTACATTTCACAAGAGCAAAGGTAAGGGATCAACCTAATTGTTCATCAAgaaatgaatgcataaagaaaatacagtatatatacacacacatggaaTACTACTTAGCCAAAAAAGGAGAAGGCACCCTATCATTTGGGGCAATATAAATGAATCTGGAGTATattatgtgaagtgaaataaaccaggcagaGAGACACAGGTACCACATGAGGTAGATTTATGCAGGTACCACATGAGGTAGATTTATGCAGAACATTATCTTACCAAAGTTGAGAAcaaaatagtggttaccagacACCGGGTTGTGGGAAGGAGATGAGGTAGGTCAGTGAATGCAAGGTCACAGGTAGGAGGAATAATACCTGATCTTCTTTTGTACAAGAGTGGGGGCTATAGTTAAcattaatgtattatatatttccaaataactgaaggaaagaaatacattttttcaactaaaaatacaaaagtaattTAGAGAGGCTTGGATAAATTTGTTCCTTTGATTTAACAGCTTTCTATTTTAATGACAGTTCTAAAAGTCAGACATTTGCCTTCTGGTGTTTCTTTTCcatataccttgttcttgttcaaTCTGTGTAATATATTTTCAGATACTACTGAAAACTATGGATGCAGGTTCTTCATGAGTAATAAGGATGATGCTATTAGAACAAAAGAGAAGGAACTATAATCTTGATTTGGCTACAAAGTGATCAACATTCGCACTCAATATTCATATTAACATTCATGTAGCTATAgtacacaaaataatatttattaagtttaaTCATTACAATCAAATTGCAAACAAATCCAGAATTGAATTAAATGGtaataatttaaagaagaaactaAAGATAAAATTGATTCACATAGAGGTTTAAATTAGTGGGAAAAGGAGGACAGGGCCCATGCATATTTTTCATGTCTGTGGTATcatacaatatatatgtatatttatataaaatatataatattttgagaGAAAGTGTGACTGATATAGTAATTGAGTTAGTTCTCATTGTGTCTGGGCCTAGTGGTTCATGCTTTTAATTCtactggcttgggaggctgaggctggaggatcacaagttcaacactagcctcagcaatttactgaggccctaagcaacttggtgagaccctgtctcaaaataaaaaacaaaaagggctggggaggtggctcagtggttaagcacccttggtgtcaatcactggtacaaaaaaagaattctcattGTGTATGACAGAATAGTTTGTAATCTAATTAAAGTTCAAACATAACTTAGAGTAAAGAAATAATCACCAGAaagaacaacaacagcaacaacaacaaaaaaatatatatatatatgaataccaCAATAGTTTTAAAAGGTTAtttctataaaagaaataaatgaaggttttgatcatttttttacTATGGTATTGTCCATGTTATTTGATCATAATTTGTATAAACATGCACACATAACATACCAAATTTAACatattcattaataaataaagtgTATATTCATTCTAAGTCATATACAGAAGCACAGGAGACAAGAAAAATTGTTTTACAGTTTATAGGGTCCGAGTATGATTCTCAAAAGatgttatttcaaataaatgtttttctgaaatatatCATGCATGCAAAAAAGAGCAAACATCGTAGGCAACAGTTTCATGAAATGCCACCAAGTTGATAAACCCTGTACCTACCATCCAGAACAAGATAATGATCCAGGAAATAAGAATTAACTCCAAGTGATTTTGGCAGGACAATGCTGAGAAAGGTAAATCAGATACAGATACTAATGAACATAAGTTGTTTATTGTGAGGAATTTAAAATCTTCAAGACATTCAAATCCAACCCAGTGATCCAACCACTCTGTCTCAGTGTATGAACATTGTCATTCAGGGGAGAGATTCCTGTCTAGTAAGACTAAATGCTGTGAACATGGAAATCTTCTACATTAAAGAGGCTTTGAATTTCACACAGGGGGATTTTACCTACATGAACAGAGACTTAGCCGttcaaaagaggaagaagactTTGAGTTGCAGATACGTGTTCCCTGTGGACACATACTAGGTTTCCTTTGGAGAGTTTACTGTTGGGTTGGTGATCTCAACCTGGGTAAGGGAATTCTTACATTCAAAAGTGTCTATTTGACGTTCTGAGACAAAGTATCCTTTCGCTTAAACAAGAACCTAATGACACTGTCTCGAATTTGCTTGGTTTTCACACCATACACAATCGGGTTCATGGTGGGAGGCATGAGTAGATAGAGATTAGCCATAATGATGTGTATGTGGGGAGGAATGGTGTGTCCCCCAAAGCGGTGTGTGAAGAAGGTGAAGAAGGCTGGGACATAAGTGATGACGATGGCACAGATGTGGGCAGTGCAGGTGCTGAAGGCTTTCTGCCGAGCATCTGCTGAGGACAGACTCACAACCGCCCGAAGGATCATGGTGTAGGAGATTGTGATGCACAAGATGTCAAAGCCCCCAATCAGAAGGGCAACCATCAAACCATAGATGGCATTGACCTGGACATTCCCACAGGAGATCTTTGCGACAGACATGTGGTCACAGTAGGTATGGGGGATGATATTGCCCCTGCAGTATGGCAGGCGCTTggtgaggaaagagaaaggaataacAAGCATCACGCCCCTAAGAAAAGTGAGCAGCCCGGCTTTAGCAATCACCACATTGGTGAGGATGGTGGCATAGCGCAGGGGATAGCAGATGGCCACGTAGCGGTCCAGTGCCATGAGCATGAGCACTCCAGACTCCATTCCTGTGAAGGTGTGCACAAAGAACATCTGGGCCAGGCAGGCCTTAAAATCAATCTCCTTGAGGTTGAACCACAGTATGCAGAGAGTGTTGGGAAGGGTGCTGGTGCACATGAGCACATCTGTGAAGGAAAGAAGGGCTAAGAAGATGTACATAGGTCTGTGCAAGGCCTCTTCAGAGTAGATGAGGTACATAAGGCCAAAGTTCCCTGTAAGGGCAATGCTGTACATGGCACACAGGGGGAAGGAGATCCACAAATGCACCTCTTCCAGACCAGGGATGCCATTTAAAATGAATGAAGCTGGAGTAAGGCTGGTGACATTTAGGAGTGACATAATGACTTTTGGGAAGTTTAGAGTAGAGCATTCACAGAATTCCCTgtgtaaacagaagaaaaaatttcagaGTGTCACTGACTAGCAGGGCTTTGTCCCATAAAATGGCTAATTCATCTTTCTTGGGGATAGATGACCTTATTGCTCTCATAGGTTTTACATGTGGTACATACTCTCTTAGAGTCCATGCCTTAAGCATTAGATGTTGACAACATCAATGGCTTGTGCAGTTTCTTTTGTTATCATGTCTTCCATTCTCCAGGTTGAATTTGGCTACTAACTGACCAAATGGATGGTCAAGgattgattatatattttctgGGATCCAGGTGTTCACCATATTCAGAGATGCCCATACTAAcctgaaatatttataatcatcaGTTGTTCTGACATGCTAACCTTTCAAAGTTAATGTTTTACCTAATAGACTTGCTGAAGTTGATTCCAATTTACTTGTACCACAAaattcctctcctctctcttcaaaAATCTTcactacagaaatatatattttaccctCTCCTAATATCTACCTTTAATCAAAATGATGGACtgatcttgaaaataaaacatagaaacaaATGCCCTTTCTAACATCATCACTCCATGACCTATTTTATTAGTGACAAAGTAAATAGGTAATGAAGAATCATTGTAATAGTAGAAAGCAGCCAATGTTTTTCCAATATTAGCATCTAGTCTTCTGGACTCTAGATCTAGTTCAATGAGAAAAAGATGCTTCAGCTTAAACTGCATCAGTCAATATTCCTTTATTATACAGTGCTTTATTTTCTACCCACATCACATCTTCCAAGACTCATAGAACAAATATTTCTCAAGCAACGTAATCTACATAGCAATGCTTTTCTGGTGTAAAGTAGattttcaatacatttttttttaattccacagaAAAATAGGCTTTAGGAGAATAAGTGTTGACATAAGGTGAGTATTGAGGGGAGAACATTTGATTTGATAGTATGCTGTGAGGAAACATGATCAAAGTTGTGAACATAGGAGGAACACAAAAGATGCACAATTATGTAGTTGGCTATATTGCTCAAGGTGTgcttattaaaaacaacaataataacaacaaaatgaaCAAGTATTGTGGTTCTAGGGCTACTCCTACAGAAGAGGTTATGGAAGCAAAAATAGACCTTttgattaattgattaatttcaATGTTGAAATTTATAAAACCTCCTGGATATTTTGGAAATTCACCTGGTATTCCAATAGGTATCCCCAGTAGAACTTTAAAAAGTGTGAAATTGAAATTCCTGCAATTCCTGATATTTCTGAATTTCCTGCAATTGACATaaattgcaggaaaatggatggaacttgataCCTCtattaagttaaataagccaaactgagaaagtcaagggtccagtgttttctctgctatatggaagccagagaggaaaaggaaaaggaaggtgcagggtggatctcatgaaaatggaaggcagatcagtagagtagagggaaggggtTAAGAGataggaagagggaaaagagaggagaaatatGGGGAATTATATTGGCCTAAATACAgtattatgttgtgtgcatgtgcaaatatgtaacaataaatttcaccattatgtacaaatataaggctccaagaaaatatggaaacaaattaTGTGGAGTAATTGCACAAATTTGAGAGGTACTCAAATTTGTTGAATTGTGAAATAATTGAAATTTCATGAATACAGTGTCAAATAGatgcatttcctttaaaaaaaggaaaagaaactagaGAAAAGTATGGAATATGGCTGTcatagttcttttctttctaccCTCTGATTAATAAATTATTGTCTCTCAGAAATGTTGCTCTTAGCTTTCACAGCCAGTGGGACTGAAGACGTACTTCTCTTTAAAAGGTTCTGCATAAGAACTATGTTTTGGCAGTTGAAATATGAAtgttttatctaaaataaaaacgGAACACAGAAGCTAATATGCAGAGGCACATTAGTGGGAATTATTGGTGTTTTTATTGAGTCAGGATACAGTCCTGCCTGAAACTTACATTCATCCTCCTTTGGCAGCTGCCATAATCTGCATTCATCCTTTATTAAGAAGAATGCAACCCCAATTCAGAAATCCTCTTACCTTGAAAACTGCTTGAATTCCTCAAGAAACTGAGAATGTATCCATGAATTAAGTCGCTTTCATGTCTATGTGGTGCTCTTAGACCTGAATGGAAAATGTATGACCAATGTTGAAAACTTGGTAGATGAGTCAGGGAGGGAACATTCTCTTCTGGGTTTGAGTGCATTTTGTGTGTGCGCAATATATTCTGAAGTGGAAGAAGACTCAGTTGTTACTGTCTCAGTAGAAGCAGAGAGATTTCTTATGTCTCTTTTTACTACAATCACAGAAGGGAATTGATTTcccatatgtatatgtgtgtgtatatgttcaTTGTATGTAAAATGGAGAATTAAGAATCAGATACATCTGAATACTAAGACACTGGCTGAGCTACTGGGAATTGTCCTAGGAACTGTGGTGTTGCTCATTATAATTGGAAACTCCTGAAGATACAATCTCTCATAGGGACAACTATGTAGTTCAGAAGCCAGTTGTACTTTCAGCATTAAATCTACTTGGTAGACagatttttatattaactttttaaaaacttagcacATAATGAATGAGTAAGTAAATAATGCTTGTAtacaaaaaagtgaattttatttatggTGTTCAATTTAGTATCCTTGATAAATTTGGTCATTATATATAGTAGTTTATGTGTAGGTCATTCAGGATTACCTAGAAGGGTAACATCACAGTGTCTATGAAAGATGAAAagtttttcttcctattctgtttttaatatatttttcttacctttttccAATAGCTAGGATCTCCGTCCTATGCTATATTTACCAGGAGCAGTGATTACAGATACCTATATTTGTTTCATTATTGATGACTGGATATAATGAAGCCTGCTGGAAAGAAAGAGTCCTGGTTCCAAATGATCATATGGAGAATTGAATGTATGGCAGATTGTAGAAGCACAGCCATGTAATAATAAAACATGTTATAAATTGAAAACAGATCCTTTATTCAGAAGGAATACTACTTGGCTAAATGATTATCGTAACACACACTGATTTGTAATAATTTCAGATGTTTAAAAacaacttatttatattttcaaaacatatctCTACACTCACCCTGAAATGTCTGATTGGGATGCTCGGTAAAGTATAATTCATTGCCAGTGAGATAATCCTGGgattaacataaaataatttactattGTGCATAGTGTTTCTATAAATTTCCAGAGATATTCTTAATCATCTGTAAATGTCTCCTTTATTCCAAgatcagttatttttttcttatgaacagattttaaattttatgacagTAGATACTTCTATTGGGTAATGatatgataattttcttttattttaaacattgattTGTGTTGATTTGTCTTTTAAATCAAATTGGTCAAAGTATAATTCCCATTCCATAAAAGGCACATATTGAAGAGATAGAGTTCCTGAAGTTTTAATaagcatacacacatgcacaattACTATTCAATTATGATATAGAAATGTTCTTCACCACCCCAAATTTCCTTATGTCCCTTCTCAGTCAATGCCAACTATACGTCATGGCCCAAATAATTCCTGATCTTCTTGGTAACAGTATAGATTAGAAttgcttttcttaaaattaatatgcAAGAAAATATATAGTGTATTCCCTTATGTCAGGTTTCTTTCACTCAATGTAATATTTATAAGGTTTATCTATGTGTTATgctagtgatttgttttttttttaatctctttcagTTTGCTATTATGTAGATACACCACAATGTGTTCATTCATTTGTATTGATGCATATTCATTTGTTTCCTGCTTGAAGCTATTATACAGTAGCCTTCTATGAACATTCACAGGAAAGTTTCTTTGTatagacatatattttcattttatcatgtAAATAGAAATGTAATTTCTGAGTCATATAATAGAAGCTatttaaattttcaggaaaattgcagtgtgattttaaaagtgactttttaattatagtttttattattggttcttttcaattatatataacattagaattaattttgtcataatcccaaaagaatgaaatataatttgctctaattcagtccttaCTACTTGATCTTTCTTTCCAcctcttctttttcctattttctttcatctacttcactgatctttcttctatttacttgctccttcctttcttccttccctccctccctccctcctttctctctctctctctctctctctctctctctctctctctctctctctctctctctctctctttctttctttctttcttcttctattttgatacaggaatctaggggcagtttaccactgagctacatccccagccctttttgtttttcactgtgatacagggtctcagtaagttgtttatggccttattaaattgctgaggctagccttgaacttgcaatattcctgccAGGGTCTTATGTGTtgctaggatgacaggcatgtaccaccatgcccagcttttacactttaatttttttttttaattagtgttttgtGGATATATAAAATGGTGAGATTCAGTGTGatatactcatatatatacataggaaagttaggtcagactcattccactgttctcctttcttcttcctcctccctcttgaTTCTCTTCATCTAccccactgatctttcttctattttgatggaatcccGCACCTCgtcttgctttctttattttgttccgCTTCTCTTTCTTGTCTCTTATTTTAGACTAACTTTaacatatcatagaaaacattcaactttcaTTTTGgggagtctggtttattttagtTAGTGTGGTAGTtttcaatttcatccatttactagaaaatgccctaatttctctctttatggctaagtaatacttCATTATCCATATGTAATAATCCATattcaccacattttctttatctattcatctgttgaagggcatctaggttgttttcatagcttggctgtggtgaattgtgctgcttttaTAAACACTAATGTGGCTTCATTCCCGTAGCATGCTGAGTTTAGattctttgaatatatactgaagagtgggatagctgggtcatatggtggtatggtggttccattcctagttttagatttttttttttttgtactagagattgaaccccggggtgttcaaccactgaattacatcccagagtgttttataaagaaatttaaattttatttagagacagggtcttactaagttgcccagggcatcattaaattgctgaagctggttttgaacttgcaatcctcttgcctcagcttcccaagtttctggaattataggtatgtgccaccaagcctgaccaatctttgttttttgaggagtctccatactattttccagaaTGGTGGAACTTATTTGTAGTATGACCCATAATGTAtgtacttttccccccacatccttgccaatacttattattgcttgtattcttgaaaattgccattctgactcgaATGAGATGTAAAATGAATgtagtttgatttgtatttccataattgctagaaatgatgaatatctatttgttgttcatttatttttattcttttgagaagtttctgtttagttctgttgtctattttttaactgggttatttgtttggtgttgttgagttctttatacattctggatattaatgccctaacTGAAGAGTAGGTGGTAAAAATCTTCCATTTTATAGGCTATCTCTTCATGTCCTTATTTCCTTTGCTCTAcagaagtttatatatatatatatatatatatatatatatatatatatatatatatatatatatatttgaaaaataaatagtttcatttgaaatttttagtttgatgctgtTGACTTActggtttttggttttatttgttgcATATTAGGagacttgttaaggaagttagttcatgtgctgacatgttggagtgttggccCTACATTTCCTACTAACAGTTGgaaagtttctgatctaattcctaggtctttgatctactttcaCTTGCCTTTGGTGGACGCTGAGGATAGgggtcaagtttcattcttctacatatgaatatccaTTGTGCCTCTCACCATTTGTTTTAACAGgcctgggtgtgtagctcag
It includes:
- the LOC114098542 gene encoding olfactory receptor 52N1, translated to MSLLNVTSLTPASFILNGIPGLEEVHLWISFPLCAMYSIALTGNFGLMYLIYSEEALHRPMYIFLALLSFTDVLMCTSTLPNTLCILWFNLKEIDFKACLAQMFFVHTFTGMESGVLMLMALDRYVAICYPLRYATILTNVVIAKAGLLTFLRGVMLVIPFSFLTKRLPYCRGNIIPHTYCDHMSVAKISCGNVQVNAIYGLMVALLIGGFDILCITISYTMILRAVVSLSSADARQKAFSTCTAHICAIVITYVPAFFTFFTHRFGGHTIPPHIHIIMANLYLLMPPTMNPIVYGVKTKQIRDSVIRFLFKRKDTLSQNVK